From a region of the Calliphora vicina chromosome 4, idCalVici1.1, whole genome shotgun sequence genome:
- the baz gene encoding partitioning defective 3 homolog isoform X4, with product MFDLPPKCPALANKLTGIFGWRHTYKVSAKHEGIQHVYLQKSYSLTLPTKRPPSPYGYIKDPDSWVSVHHLQTQCGILDPDDCVRDVADDREYIHASFEDSGPDPGVPQGGGDGASGSSSVGTGSPDIFRDPTNTDAPTNGAHNDNSTPHIEVTSTTACPMTGLGLQVRRSSDPNLLASLKASENGNKRWSAAAPHCAGDSPERVHIEKAGYLPPQWEEEDDGHHQAPPVPPHQPFARSGRLSMQFLGDGTGYKWMDAAEKLQQQQQMQQHAQQQQEPSRDYQQQFFSSKSLPRESTRKEPLGQAYESIREKDGEMLLLINEYGSPLGLTAIPDNEHGGGLLVQHVEPGSRAERGRLRKGDRILEINGTKLMGLTELKVQEYLRKALESSELRVRVIRANTKGSKNRRRDSKVAEMIEAEEKMACSLESKVATVSPTKKPNTAPVGASLQVANTRKLGRKIEIILKKGPNGLGFSVTTRDNPAGGHCPIYIKNILPRGAAIEDGRLKPGDRLLEVDGVAMTGKTQTDVVSVLRATLPGATVKLVVSRQQELAEPEEREINFENKENEFDSPPKPPAPVLPASMPTYQKDVKKSNSARSLFEQHQQQQNHNLNESQHFIDAGSESAASSDSLQAGIAWRSREMLTLHIPVHDTEKAGLGVSVKGKTSSNITGSSNGSSNGSMKNDGDLGIFVKNVIHGGAASRDGRLRMNDQLVSVNGVSLLGQSNAEAMDTLKRAIVNQPGKHPGMITLQVARKITRSASSGDILEHTNESSNTSDNSGATVIYLSPEKRSADKRNSSSSNSEMNRWSNPVLDRLTGGACSGNSGQKGRSTAAATNSAAGVKNSATHALRNESYYMATNETWSPALHHQPQHVNNSVLIEHDPEPTSPTLPHRPNESVASSVINTTTSSNPTPGTAPQNFDATYSSQLSLETNNSGVEHFSRDALGRRSISEKHHAALDARETGTYQRNKKLREERERERRIAHTKSAVFSGSMESLSARIAEANARIPGYKHAKTNSGIEQQQIQAEARDQVGDLGPSLGLKKSSSLESLQTMVQEIQMSEEPRGGPTTLRAPRGRGREESLRAAVASDHDVKKAHQTWLLEDGDAADGGFTQRNGPFQSSLNDGKHKSRSKKPGILRGIGYMFRFGKNRKDGVAPADTQPPVTNNAANERTPANNEIPVAALAALDRNVKLAPPAYQPPPPLPPANANGTGGGGLVVHGDSSTNGGIHHNDIFNHRYQHYSNYEELQQHNHLQQISDENCSNNDVLSESTLECMRQQVLRQRLKVEAESRRHQHYHSQRSARSQDINLQQYQTNSNHSSNNTSLRSNYYDYETAQHNLSQGSMLNNSFQQRTGSIKHNGHTGITINASQHQHPAHHQQQQASVASAVATQSQAHWRTAAMNGFSPATLNSSARSRGPFVTQVTLGGPTNANSIAAGQQQTKQSQPTYQTVQKHQAQSQYSGAVAGPQHTASKV from the exons atgtttgatttacCACCAAAATGTCCAGCATTGGCTAATAAATTGACGGGCATATTTGGTTGGCGTCATACCTATAAAGTCTCGGCCAAACATGAAGGCATACAACATGTCTATTTACAAAAATCCTATTCATTAACATTGCCAACCAAGAGACCACCATCACCATATGGTTATATTAag GATCCAGATTCTTGGGTTTCAGTACATCATTTACAAACACAATGCGGCATTTTAGATCCAGACGATTGTGTACGTGATGTAGCCGATGACCGTGAATATATACATGCTAGTTTTGAGGATTCTGGACCAGATCCAGGCGTGCCACAGGGAGGTGGTGATGGTGCTTCGGGTAGTTCATCTGTCGGCACCGGTTCACCAGATATATTTCGTGATCCCACAAATACAGATGCGCCCACAAATGGTGCCCACAACGATAATTCGACACCTCATATTGAGGTCACCAGTACGACGGCTTGTCCTATGACGGGCTTAGGTCTACAAGTGCGACGTAGTAGTGATCCTAATCTATTGGCTTCTTTGAAAGCGTCTGAAAATGGCAATAAACGTTGGTCGGCAGCAGCGCCCCACTGTGCTGGCGATTCGCCCGAACGAGTGCACATAGAAAAGGCGGGTTATTTACCACCTCAGTGGGAGGAAGAAGATGATGGCCACCATCAGGCGCCGCCAGTACCACCACATCAACCTTTTGCTAGATCCGGCCGACTGTCTATGCAGTTTTTGGGAGACGGCACCGGTTACAAATGGATGGATGCTGCGGAGAAattgcaacagcagcaacagatGCAACAACATGCCCAGCAGCAACAAGAGCCATCAAGGGATTATCAACAGCAATTTTTCTCCAGCAAGTCTTTGCCGCGAGAAAGCACACGCAAAGAACCACTGGGACAAGCCTACGAGTCCATACGGGAAAAAGATGGAGAAATGCTTTTACTCATCAATGAGTATGGCAGTCCTTTAGGTCTAACAGCCATTCCCGACAATGAACACGGTGGTGGTCTGTTGGTACAACATGTGGAACCTGGCAGTCGCGCTGAGCGTGGACGTTTACGTAAAGGTGATCGTATATTGGAAATTAATGGTACAAAACTGATGGGCCTAACGGAGCTTAAAGTACAGGAATACTTGCGCAAAGCTTTAGAATCTTCCGAACTGAGAGTGCGAGTAATAAGAGCTAATACTAAGGGCTCGAAAAATCGTCGTAGAGATTCCAAGGTGGCTGAAATGATTGAAGCTGAAGAGAAAATGGCCTGTAGTTTGGAGAGTAAAGTGGCCACAGTTTCTCCTaccaaaaaaccaaatacaGCACCAGTGGGAGCTTCTTTGCAAGTGGCCAATACCCGTAAATTGGGTCGCAAAATTGagattatattgaaaaaaggTCCCAACGGTCTGGGATTTTCGGTAACAACGCGTGACAATCCTGCTGGTGGTCATTGTcccatttacataaaaaatatattacccAGAGGAGCCGCCATAGAAGATGGTCGTTTAAAACCCGGCGATCGTTTGTTGGAAGTTGATGGTGTGGCCATGACGGGTAAAACCCAAACAGATGTGGTCTCAGTATTAAGAGCCACCTTACCAGGAGCCACAGTAAAATTGGTGGTCTCAAGACAGCAGGAATTGGCAGAACCTGAAGAAAGGGAAATT AATTTCGAGAACAAGGAAAATGAATTTGATTCACCACCCAAACCTCCAGCTCCTGTGCTACCAGCCTCTATGCCAACCTATCAAAAGGatgttaaaaaatcaaatagtgCCCGTTCGCTATTCGAACAgcatcagcagcaacaaaatCACAATCTTAACGAATCTCAACATTTTATAGATGCTGGCAGTGAATCGGCGGCATCAAGT GACAGCCTACAAGCTGGCATTGCCTGGCGTTCCCGAGAAATGCTGACCCTACACATACCCGTACATGACACCGAGAAAGCTGGTCTTGGTGTTAGCGTTAAAGGCAAGACAAGTTCCAACATTACAGGCTCCTCAAATGGCAGTTCGAATGGCTCCATGAAAAACGATGGAGATTTGggtatttttgttaagaatgtcATTCATGGTGGTGCAGCCTCACGTGACGGGCGCTTGCGCATGAATGATCAATTGGTTAGTGTAAATGGTGTCTCCTTACTCGGTCAGAGTAATGCTGAAGCTATGGACACATTAAAACGTGCCATTGTCAATCAACCGGGTAAACATCCTGGTATGATTACTCTGCAAGTTGCTCGTAAAATCACCAGATCAGCGAGTTCGGGTGACATTTTGGAGCACACCAATGAGAGCTCAAATACCAGTGACAATAGTGGAGCCACAGTGATTTATTTAAGTCCAGAAAAACGTTCGGCGGATAAACGCAATAGTAGCAGTTCAAATAGTGAAATGAATCG TTGGAGCAACCCCGTTTTGGATAGACTAACCGGTGGTGCTTGCTCTGGCAATTCAGGACAAAAAGGTCGCTCAACTGCAGCTGCCACAAACTCCGCAGCAGGTGTTAAGAATAGTGCTACTCATGCTCTTCGCAATGAGAGTTATTATATGGCCACTAATGAAACCTGGTCACCAGCTTTACATCACCAACCACAGCACGTCAACAATTCGGTATTAATTGAACACGATCCCGAGCCAACATCACC aACTCTTCCTCATCGTCCCAATGAATCTGTAGCTTCAAGCGTAATCAATACAACTACATCTAGTAATCCTACTCCCGGGACTGCCCCTCAAAATTTCGATGCCACTTATTCGTCACAGCTTAGTCTTGAAACGAATAATTCTGGTGTAGAACATTTTAGTCGTGATGCTTTGGGTAGACGTTCTATATCGGAGAAACATCATGCCGCCTTAGATGCCCGCGAAACAGGCACCTACCAGCGTAATAAGAAACTGCGCGAAGAGCGAGAACGTGAGAGACGTATAGCACACACCAAGTCAGCAGTGTTTAGTGGTTCTATGGAATCATTATCGGCTCGTATAGCTGAAGCTAATGCTAGAATACCCGGTTATAAACATGCCAAGACCAACTCGGGCATTGAACAACAGCAAATACAGGCAGAAGCTAGAGATCAGGTAGGCGACTTGGGACCTTCATTGGGTTTGAAGAAATCATCTTCCTTGGAGTCTTTACAAACCATGGTACAAGAAATTCAAATGTCTGAGGAACCACGTGGCGGTCCTACCACATTGAGAGCACCACGCGGTAGAGGACGCGAAGAGAGTTTGAGAGCGGCTGTTGCTAGTGATCACGATGTGAAAA AAGCTCACCAAACTTGGCTTTTAGAGGATGGGGATGCTGCTGATGGTGGCTTTACCCAACGCAATGGTCCCTTCCAAAGTTCCCTTAACGATGGTAAACACAAATCTAGATCAAAAAAGCCCGGCATTTTACGAGGCATTGGCTACATGTTTCGTTTTGGTAAAAATCGCAAAGATGGTGTAGCACCAGCTGATACACAGCCACCCGTTACAAATAATGCTGCAAATGAAAGAACACCTGCCAATAATGAAATACCAGTAGCTGCATTGGCGGCACTAGATCGTAATGTTAAATTAGCCCCTCCAGCTTATCAACCTCCACCTCCGCTACCGCCCGCTAATGCAAATGGCACGGGCGGAGGAGGTCTTGTAGTACATGGTGATAGTAGTACAAATGGGGGCATACATCATAATGATATATTCAATCATCGTTATCAACACTATTCCAACTATGAGGAGCTTCAACAACACAATCATCTTCAACAAATAAG TGATGAAAACTGCTCAAATAATGATGTTTTGTCGGAATCAACCTTAGAATGCATGCGCCAACAAGTGCTTAGACAACGTCTTAAAGTCGAAGCTGAAag TCGTCGTCATCAACATTATCATTCCCAACGTAGTGCGCGCTCACAGGATATCAACCTGCAACAATATCAAACGAACAGCAATCACAGCAGCAATAACACAAGTCTACGTTCAAATTATTACGATTACGAAACAGCACAACATAATTTAAGTCAAGGATCAATGCTTAACAATAGTTTTCAGCAACGCACGGGCAGTATTAAACACAACGGTCATACGGGCATAACCATAAATGCCAGTCAACATCAGCATCCTGCACATCATCAGCAACAACAGGCTTCGGTCGCCTCAGCGGTAGCCACACAAAGTCAGGCTCATTGGAGAACGGCTGCCATGAATGGTTTTTCGCCAGCCACCTTGAATAGCAGTGCTCGCAGTCGTGGGCCGTTCGTAACACAAGTGACGTTGGGTGGTCCTACGAATGCGAATAGTATTGCTGCCGGGCAGCAACAAACGAAACAATCGCAGCCTACCTACCAAACGGTACAAAAGCATCAAGCTCAATCCCAATATTCGGGGGCTGTAGCTGGGCCGCAACATACCGCTTCAAAAGTGTGA
- the baz gene encoding partitioning defective 3 homolog isoform X2, which translates to MFDLPPKCPALANKLTGIFGWRHTYKVSAKHEGIQHVYLQKSYSLTLPTKRPPSPYGYIKDPDSWVSVHHLQTQCGILDPDDCVRDVADDREYIHASFEDSGPDPGVPQGGGDGASGSSSVGTGSPDIFRDPTNTDAPTNGAHNDNSTPHIEVTSTTACPMTGLGLQVRRSSDPNLLASLKASENGNKRWSAAAPHCAGDSPERVHIEKAGYLPPQWEEEDDGHHQAPPVPPHQPFARSGRLSMQFLGDGTGYKWMDAAEKLQQQQQMQQHAQQQQEPSRDYQQQFFSSKSLPRESTRKEPLGQAYESIREKDGEMLLLINEYGSPLGLTAIPDNEHGGGLLVQHVEPGSRAERGRLRKGDRILEINGTKLMGLTELKVQEYLRKALESSELRVRVIRANTKGSKNRRRDSKVAEMIEAEEKMACSLESKVATVSPTKKPNTAPVGASLQVANTRKLGRKIEIILKKGPNGLGFSVTTRDNPAGGHCPIYIKNILPRGAAIEDGRLKPGDRLLEVDGVAMTGKTQTDVVSVLRATLPGATVKLVVSRQQELAEPEEREINFENKENEFDSPPKPPAPVLPASMPTYQKDVKKSNSARSLFEQHQQQQNHNLNESQHFIDAGSESAASSDSLQAGIAWRSREMLTLHIPVHDTEKAGLGVSVKGKTSSNITGSSNGSSNGSMKNDGDLGIFVKNVIHGGAASRDGRLRMNDQLVSVNGVSLLGQSNAEAMDTLKRAIVNQPGKHPGMITLQVARKITRSASSGDILEHTNESSNTSDNSGATVIYLSPEKRSADKRNSSSSNSEMNRWSNPVLDRLTGGACSGNSGQKGRSTAAATNSAAGVKNSATHALRNESYYMATNETWSPALHHQPQHVNNSVLIEHDPEPTSPTLPHRPNESVASSVINTTTSSNPTPGTAPQNFDATYSSQLSLETNNSGVEHFSRDALGRRSISEKHHAALDARETGTYQRNKKLREERERERRIAHTKSAVFSGSMESLSARIAEANARIPGYKHAKTNSGIEQQQIQAEARDQVGDLGPSLGLKKSSSLESLQTMVQEIQMSEEPRGGPTTLRAPRGRGREESLRAAVASDHDVKKAHQTWLLEDGDAADGGFTQRNGPFQSSLNDGKHKSRSKKPGILRGIGYMFRFGKNRKDGVAPADTQPPVTNNAANERTPANNEIPVAALAALDRNVKLAPPAYQPPPPLPPANANGTGGGGLVVHGDSSTNGGIHHNDIFNHRYQHYSNYEELQQHNHLQQISARSQDINLQQYQTNSNHSSNNTSLRSNYYDYETAQHNLSQGSMLNNSFQQRTGSIKHNGHTGITINASQHQHPAHHQQQQASVASAVATQSQAHWRTAAMNGFSPATLNSSARSRGPFVTQVTLGGPTNANSIAAGQQQTKQSQPTYQTVQKHQAQSQYSGAVAGPQHTASKV; encoded by the exons atgtttgatttacCACCAAAATGTCCAGCATTGGCTAATAAATTGACGGGCATATTTGGTTGGCGTCATACCTATAAAGTCTCGGCCAAACATGAAGGCATACAACATGTCTATTTACAAAAATCCTATTCATTAACATTGCCAACCAAGAGACCACCATCACCATATGGTTATATTAag GATCCAGATTCTTGGGTTTCAGTACATCATTTACAAACACAATGCGGCATTTTAGATCCAGACGATTGTGTACGTGATGTAGCCGATGACCGTGAATATATACATGCTAGTTTTGAGGATTCTGGACCAGATCCAGGCGTGCCACAGGGAGGTGGTGATGGTGCTTCGGGTAGTTCATCTGTCGGCACCGGTTCACCAGATATATTTCGTGATCCCACAAATACAGATGCGCCCACAAATGGTGCCCACAACGATAATTCGACACCTCATATTGAGGTCACCAGTACGACGGCTTGTCCTATGACGGGCTTAGGTCTACAAGTGCGACGTAGTAGTGATCCTAATCTATTGGCTTCTTTGAAAGCGTCTGAAAATGGCAATAAACGTTGGTCGGCAGCAGCGCCCCACTGTGCTGGCGATTCGCCCGAACGAGTGCACATAGAAAAGGCGGGTTATTTACCACCTCAGTGGGAGGAAGAAGATGATGGCCACCATCAGGCGCCGCCAGTACCACCACATCAACCTTTTGCTAGATCCGGCCGACTGTCTATGCAGTTTTTGGGAGACGGCACCGGTTACAAATGGATGGATGCTGCGGAGAAattgcaacagcagcaacagatGCAACAACATGCCCAGCAGCAACAAGAGCCATCAAGGGATTATCAACAGCAATTTTTCTCCAGCAAGTCTTTGCCGCGAGAAAGCACACGCAAAGAACCACTGGGACAAGCCTACGAGTCCATACGGGAAAAAGATGGAGAAATGCTTTTACTCATCAATGAGTATGGCAGTCCTTTAGGTCTAACAGCCATTCCCGACAATGAACACGGTGGTGGTCTGTTGGTACAACATGTGGAACCTGGCAGTCGCGCTGAGCGTGGACGTTTACGTAAAGGTGATCGTATATTGGAAATTAATGGTACAAAACTGATGGGCCTAACGGAGCTTAAAGTACAGGAATACTTGCGCAAAGCTTTAGAATCTTCCGAACTGAGAGTGCGAGTAATAAGAGCTAATACTAAGGGCTCGAAAAATCGTCGTAGAGATTCCAAGGTGGCTGAAATGATTGAAGCTGAAGAGAAAATGGCCTGTAGTTTGGAGAGTAAAGTGGCCACAGTTTCTCCTaccaaaaaaccaaatacaGCACCAGTGGGAGCTTCTTTGCAAGTGGCCAATACCCGTAAATTGGGTCGCAAAATTGagattatattgaaaaaaggTCCCAACGGTCTGGGATTTTCGGTAACAACGCGTGACAATCCTGCTGGTGGTCATTGTcccatttacataaaaaatatattacccAGAGGAGCCGCCATAGAAGATGGTCGTTTAAAACCCGGCGATCGTTTGTTGGAAGTTGATGGTGTGGCCATGACGGGTAAAACCCAAACAGATGTGGTCTCAGTATTAAGAGCCACCTTACCAGGAGCCACAGTAAAATTGGTGGTCTCAAGACAGCAGGAATTGGCAGAACCTGAAGAAAGGGAAATT AATTTCGAGAACAAGGAAAATGAATTTGATTCACCACCCAAACCTCCAGCTCCTGTGCTACCAGCCTCTATGCCAACCTATCAAAAGGatgttaaaaaatcaaatagtgCCCGTTCGCTATTCGAACAgcatcagcagcaacaaaatCACAATCTTAACGAATCTCAACATTTTATAGATGCTGGCAGTGAATCGGCGGCATCAAGT GACAGCCTACAAGCTGGCATTGCCTGGCGTTCCCGAGAAATGCTGACCCTACACATACCCGTACATGACACCGAGAAAGCTGGTCTTGGTGTTAGCGTTAAAGGCAAGACAAGTTCCAACATTACAGGCTCCTCAAATGGCAGTTCGAATGGCTCCATGAAAAACGATGGAGATTTGggtatttttgttaagaatgtcATTCATGGTGGTGCAGCCTCACGTGACGGGCGCTTGCGCATGAATGATCAATTGGTTAGTGTAAATGGTGTCTCCTTACTCGGTCAGAGTAATGCTGAAGCTATGGACACATTAAAACGTGCCATTGTCAATCAACCGGGTAAACATCCTGGTATGATTACTCTGCAAGTTGCTCGTAAAATCACCAGATCAGCGAGTTCGGGTGACATTTTGGAGCACACCAATGAGAGCTCAAATACCAGTGACAATAGTGGAGCCACAGTGATTTATTTAAGTCCAGAAAAACGTTCGGCGGATAAACGCAATAGTAGCAGTTCAAATAGTGAAATGAATCG TTGGAGCAACCCCGTTTTGGATAGACTAACCGGTGGTGCTTGCTCTGGCAATTCAGGACAAAAAGGTCGCTCAACTGCAGCTGCCACAAACTCCGCAGCAGGTGTTAAGAATAGTGCTACTCATGCTCTTCGCAATGAGAGTTATTATATGGCCACTAATGAAACCTGGTCACCAGCTTTACATCACCAACCACAGCACGTCAACAATTCGGTATTAATTGAACACGATCCCGAGCCAACATCACC aACTCTTCCTCATCGTCCCAATGAATCTGTAGCTTCAAGCGTAATCAATACAACTACATCTAGTAATCCTACTCCCGGGACTGCCCCTCAAAATTTCGATGCCACTTATTCGTCACAGCTTAGTCTTGAAACGAATAATTCTGGTGTAGAACATTTTAGTCGTGATGCTTTGGGTAGACGTTCTATATCGGAGAAACATCATGCCGCCTTAGATGCCCGCGAAACAGGCACCTACCAGCGTAATAAGAAACTGCGCGAAGAGCGAGAACGTGAGAGACGTATAGCACACACCAAGTCAGCAGTGTTTAGTGGTTCTATGGAATCATTATCGGCTCGTATAGCTGAAGCTAATGCTAGAATACCCGGTTATAAACATGCCAAGACCAACTCGGGCATTGAACAACAGCAAATACAGGCAGAAGCTAGAGATCAGGTAGGCGACTTGGGACCTTCATTGGGTTTGAAGAAATCATCTTCCTTGGAGTCTTTACAAACCATGGTACAAGAAATTCAAATGTCTGAGGAACCACGTGGCGGTCCTACCACATTGAGAGCACCACGCGGTAGAGGACGCGAAGAGAGTTTGAGAGCGGCTGTTGCTAGTGATCACGATGTGAAAA AAGCTCACCAAACTTGGCTTTTAGAGGATGGGGATGCTGCTGATGGTGGCTTTACCCAACGCAATGGTCCCTTCCAAAGTTCCCTTAACGATGGTAAACACAAATCTAGATCAAAAAAGCCCGGCATTTTACGAGGCATTGGCTACATGTTTCGTTTTGGTAAAAATCGCAAAGATGGTGTAGCACCAGCTGATACACAGCCACCCGTTACAAATAATGCTGCAAATGAAAGAACACCTGCCAATAATGAAATACCAGTAGCTGCATTGGCGGCACTAGATCGTAATGTTAAATTAGCCCCTCCAGCTTATCAACCTCCACCTCCGCTACCGCCCGCTAATGCAAATGGCACGGGCGGAGGAGGTCTTGTAGTACATGGTGATAGTAGTACAAATGGGGGCATACATCATAATGATATATTCAATCATCGTTATCAACACTATTCCAACTATGAGGAGCTTCAACAACACAATCATCTTCAACAAATAAG TGCGCGCTCACAGGATATCAACCTGCAACAATATCAAACGAACAGCAATCACAGCAGCAATAACACAAGTCTACGTTCAAATTATTACGATTACGAAACAGCACAACATAATTTAAGTCAAGGATCAATGCTTAACAATAGTTTTCAGCAACGCACGGGCAGTATTAAACACAACGGTCATACGGGCATAACCATAAATGCCAGTCAACATCAGCATCCTGCACATCATCAGCAACAACAGGCTTCGGTCGCCTCAGCGGTAGCCACACAAAGTCAGGCTCATTGGAGAACGGCTGCCATGAATGGTTTTTCGCCAGCCACCTTGAATAGCAGTGCTCGCAGTCGTGGGCCGTTCGTAACACAAGTGACGTTGGGTGGTCCTACGAATGCGAATAGTATTGCTGCCGGGCAGCAACAAACGAAACAATCGCAGCCTACCTACCAAACGGTACAAAAGCATCAAGCTCAATCCCAATATTCGGGGGCTGTAGCTGGGCCGCAACATACCGCTTCAAAAGTGTGA